A genomic region of Echeneis naucrates chromosome 24, fEcheNa1.1, whole genome shotgun sequence contains the following coding sequences:
- the paplnb gene encoding papilin b, proteoglycan-like sulfated glycoprotein isoform X1 → MGILQLLGLLQLLSVPTFALPSHDYWAEFGAYGPCSRTCGTGVAMKTRKCITSRTDGGHNCIGSSKAFQTCNTHECPAGSRDFREEQCSKFDRMDFQGKRHTWVPYYAASNPCELNCVPRGQNFFYRHRPAVIDGTPCYVGRTDICVDGICRLLTHGEFLGLDEDINSVHSTAPVVVAPQPRESLTYVYKTGVYGVCSATCNSGMQYRSVECWVQDPMNPRVVEDTYCITQRLQRPPSHQACNMHPCAEYSVSSFSVCSVTCGEGRQTREVICVGPGGEHLSEHACSGLARPPSVQVCRRPACHLHITWHVTDYGLCTRSCGGGVRERMVSCFDTDLNPHPEAQCGLASRPVSVEACNSQPCPGAQMVPSVQNPGPQESSIRRFVPHVPGEPTAPRPPTNSGHDLYPPVIGPHCAQSFYGCCPDGHTSATGPRNEGCVQDDCVRSRYGCCLDGVTPARGFGRAGCPGYQATVQERPTPPTAPSSGNVCSLPRDDGPCDNWKVRFYYDSGTNKCTEFWYGSCQGNGNNFVSMEECQRECGVVVREPQPTPRRVTPQRGTPRGALRARA, encoded by the exons ATGGGCATCCTGCAACTCCTGGGTCTCCTGCAGCTTCTGTCTGTACCTACCTTCGCC CTGCCAAGCCATGACTACTGGGCTGAGTTTGGCGCCTATGGGCCCTGCAGTCGTACCTGTGGCACAGGAGTGGCAATGAAAACCAGAAAATGTATCACATCAAG GACAGATGGAGGGCATAACTGCATAGGATCCTCTAAGGCCTTCCAAACTTGTAATACACAT GAATGTCCAGCTGGATCCAGGGACTTCAGGGAGGAGCAGTGCTCCAAATTTGACAGAATGGACTTTCAGGGCAAACGTCACACATGGGTCCCTTACTATGCAG CATCCAATCCATGTGAGCTGAACTGTGTCCCACGAGGTCAGAACTTCTTCTATCGACACAGACCGGCAGTCATAGATGGGACACCGTGCTATGTGGGCCGCACTGATATCTGTGTGGATGGCATCTGCCGG CTTCTGACCCATGGAGAGTTCCTGGGGTTGGATGAAGACATCAACTCCGTACACTCAACTGCtcctgttgttgtggctcctcAACCAAGGGAGAGCCTAACATATGTCTACAAAACTGGAGTCTATGGCGTCTGCTCGGCCACCTGCAACAGTGGCATGCAGTACCGCAGCGTGGAGTGTTGGGTTCAGGACCCAATGAATCCCCGTGTGGTGGAAGACACGTACTGCATCACCCAGCGCCTTCAGAGGCCCCCGAGTCACCAAGCTTGCAACATGCATCCATGTGCTGAGTACAGCGTCTCAAGCTTCAGCGTG TGTTCTGTGACCTGTGGGGAAGGCCGGCAGACAAGGGAGGTGATCTGTGTGGGACCAGGAGGAGAACATCTGTCTGAACACGCATGTAGCGGACTGGCGAGACCTCCTTCTGTCCAAGTGTGCCGCAGGCCTGCTTGTCACTTACACATCACCTGGCATGTGACAGACTATGGACTG TGCACTAGAAGCTGTGGTGGAGGTGTGAGGGAGAGGATGGTTAGCTGTTTTGATACAGATTTGAACCCCCACCCCGAGGCCCAATGTGGATTAGCTAGCAGGCCTGTGTCTGTGGAGGCATGCAATTCACAGCCTTGTCCTGGAGCCCAAA TGGTCCCAAGTGTGCAGAATCCAGGGCCACAAGAGAGCTCTATAAGAAGATTTGTGCCCCACGTACCAGGAGAGCCTACAG CTCCCAGACCCCCGACAAACTCTGGGCATGATCTCTACCCCCCTGTGATTGGACCACACTGTGCGCAGTCCTTTTATGGCTGCTGTCCTGATGGCCACACCTCTGCCACTGGACCCAGGAATGAGGGCTGTGTCCAAGATGACTGTGTTCGCTCCAG GTATGGTTGCTGTTTGGATGGAGTGACTCCAGCTCGGGGATTTGGAAGAGCAGGATGTCCTGGGTATCAGGCAACTGTG CAGGAGCGACCAACGCCCCCAACTGCTCCATCCTCTGGTAATGTGTGCTCTCTGCCTCGTGATGACGGGCCCTGTGATAATTGGAAGGTCCGGTTCTACTATGACTCAGGAACCAATAAATGTACTGAGTTCTGGTATGGGAGCTGTCAGGGAAATGGCAATAATTTTGTGTCCATGGAGGAATGCCAGAGAGAGTGTGGGGTTGTGGTGAGGGAGCCCCAACCTACACCTCGCAGAGTGACTCCACAGAGAGGGACCCCCAGGGGAGCGCTGAGGGCAAGGGCATAA
- the erh gene encoding enhancer of rudimentary homolog: MSHTILLVQPTKRPEGRTYADYESVNECMEGVCKMYEEHLKRMNPNSPSITYDISQLFDFIDDLADLSCLVYRADTQTYQPYNKDWIKEKIYVLLRRQAQQATK; the protein is encoded by the exons ATG TCGCACACAATTTTGCTCGTCCAACCGACTAAGAGACCGGAGGGCCGTACATATGCTGACTATGAGTCAGTGAATGAATGTATGGAAG GTGTTTGCAAAATGTATGAGGAGCATCTGAAGAGGATGAATCCAAACAGTCCCTCCATCACTTATGATATAAGTCAGTTATTTGACTTTATTGATGACTTGGCTGATCTTAGCTGTCTTGT GTACAGAGCAGACACCCAGACATACCAACCATACAACAAAGACTGGATCAAGGAGAAGATATATGTCCTGCTCAGACGTCAGGCTCAGCAGGCAACCAAGTAA
- the paplnb gene encoding papilin b, proteoglycan-like sulfated glycoprotein isoform X2, translating to MGILQLLGLLQLLSVPTFALPSHDYWAEFGAYGPCSRTCGTGVAMKTRKCITSRTDGGHNCIGSSKAFQTCNTHECPAGSRDFREEQCSKFDRMDFQGKRHTWVPYYAASNPCELNCVPRGQNFFYRHRPAVIDGTPCYVGRTDICVDGICRLLTHGEFLGLDEDINSVHSTAPVVVAPQPRESLTYVYKTGVYGVCSATCNSGMQYRSVECWVQDPMNPRVVEDTYCITQRLQRPPSHQACNMHPCAEYSVSSFSVCSVTCGEGRQTREVICVGPGGEHLSEHACSGLARPPSVQVCRRPACHLHITWHVTDYGLCTRSCGGGVRERMVSCFDTDLNPHPEAQCGLASRPVSVEACNSQPCPGAQMVPSVQNPGPQESSIRRFVPHVPGEPTAPRPPTNSGHDLYPPVIGPHCAQSFYGCCPDGHTSATGPRNEGCVQDDCVRSRYGCCLDGVTPARGFGRAGCPGYQATVERPTPPTAPSSGNVCSLPRDDGPCDNWKVRFYYDSGTNKCTEFWYGSCQGNGNNFVSMEECQRECGVVVREPQPTPRRVTPQRGTPRGALRARA from the exons ATGGGCATCCTGCAACTCCTGGGTCTCCTGCAGCTTCTGTCTGTACCTACCTTCGCC CTGCCAAGCCATGACTACTGGGCTGAGTTTGGCGCCTATGGGCCCTGCAGTCGTACCTGTGGCACAGGAGTGGCAATGAAAACCAGAAAATGTATCACATCAAG GACAGATGGAGGGCATAACTGCATAGGATCCTCTAAGGCCTTCCAAACTTGTAATACACAT GAATGTCCAGCTGGATCCAGGGACTTCAGGGAGGAGCAGTGCTCCAAATTTGACAGAATGGACTTTCAGGGCAAACGTCACACATGGGTCCCTTACTATGCAG CATCCAATCCATGTGAGCTGAACTGTGTCCCACGAGGTCAGAACTTCTTCTATCGACACAGACCGGCAGTCATAGATGGGACACCGTGCTATGTGGGCCGCACTGATATCTGTGTGGATGGCATCTGCCGG CTTCTGACCCATGGAGAGTTCCTGGGGTTGGATGAAGACATCAACTCCGTACACTCAACTGCtcctgttgttgtggctcctcAACCAAGGGAGAGCCTAACATATGTCTACAAAACTGGAGTCTATGGCGTCTGCTCGGCCACCTGCAACAGTGGCATGCAGTACCGCAGCGTGGAGTGTTGGGTTCAGGACCCAATGAATCCCCGTGTGGTGGAAGACACGTACTGCATCACCCAGCGCCTTCAGAGGCCCCCGAGTCACCAAGCTTGCAACATGCATCCATGTGCTGAGTACAGCGTCTCAAGCTTCAGCGTG TGTTCTGTGACCTGTGGGGAAGGCCGGCAGACAAGGGAGGTGATCTGTGTGGGACCAGGAGGAGAACATCTGTCTGAACACGCATGTAGCGGACTGGCGAGACCTCCTTCTGTCCAAGTGTGCCGCAGGCCTGCTTGTCACTTACACATCACCTGGCATGTGACAGACTATGGACTG TGCACTAGAAGCTGTGGTGGAGGTGTGAGGGAGAGGATGGTTAGCTGTTTTGATACAGATTTGAACCCCCACCCCGAGGCCCAATGTGGATTAGCTAGCAGGCCTGTGTCTGTGGAGGCATGCAATTCACAGCCTTGTCCTGGAGCCCAAA TGGTCCCAAGTGTGCAGAATCCAGGGCCACAAGAGAGCTCTATAAGAAGATTTGTGCCCCACGTACCAGGAGAGCCTACAG CTCCCAGACCCCCGACAAACTCTGGGCATGATCTCTACCCCCCTGTGATTGGACCACACTGTGCGCAGTCCTTTTATGGCTGCTGTCCTGATGGCCACACCTCTGCCACTGGACCCAGGAATGAGGGCTGTGTCCAAGATGACTGTGTTCGCTCCAG GTATGGTTGCTGTTTGGATGGAGTGACTCCAGCTCGGGGATTTGGAAGAGCAGGATGTCCTGGGTATCAGGCAACTGTG GAGCGACCAACGCCCCCAACTGCTCCATCCTCTGGTAATGTGTGCTCTCTGCCTCGTGATGACGGGCCCTGTGATAATTGGAAGGTCCGGTTCTACTATGACTCAGGAACCAATAAATGTACTGAGTTCTGGTATGGGAGCTGTCAGGGAAATGGCAATAATTTTGTGTCCATGGAGGAATGCCAGAGAGAGTGTGGGGTTGTGGTGAGGGAGCCCCAACCTACACCTCGCAGAGTGACTCCACAGAGAGGGACCCCCAGGGGAGCGCTGAGGGCAAGGGCATAA